Below is a window of Garra rufa chromosome 24, GarRuf1.0, whole genome shotgun sequence DNA.
tgtaataatgttagaaaagacttctattttaaataaatgcttttctttttaactttttattcatcaaacaatcctgaaacaAAGTATCAAGTATCCCaaagaatattaagcagcactgtttccaacattaataataagtcagtatattagaatgatttctgaaggatcatgtgactctgaagacggcagtaatgatgctgaacattcagctttgatcacagaaataaatttgatttttaatgtatattaatatagaaggATGTCGTTCTATAGTATATATCAAAGtaacatttttctgtatttttgatcaaacaatcaCAGTCTTGATGAGCgttagaaacttatttaaaatacattactgatcccaaactcttGAGCTGCAGTCTATATGATGATATTTTACACAATGCTAATTTTTCACTCTCAAGCTGGTGGAATATTCATGAAATACAGTAAACTAAACTCTAAATGTTGACAATTCTGTGAGTATCTCAGATGTAGCGCAAGAGAGTTCAAAAGTTGAAACTGAATTACTTTGATATGGAAAGGCTATAGTTTGATGTAATTAACTGTGCagacattgtttgtttgtttatttgaatgACCTGTGATTATTTTGATGTAATGGTGTAATTGTTTGTGTGTGATTGGCTGAAACTCACTGATCTGGTTGAGTGTTTCCTGTGGGATCCAGCTCATGTCCACATCATTGTGATTGGAGGTTCCCATCTCCACTTTAGCTGCTGGCCGTCTCCTCTGTtccacaaacaaacacaaacatcaGCATCAGACTCTGATCATCAAATCACTGTcagctgatgatgatgatgaagatctGAGCGTCTCACCTTGCGTGACTCAAGGAGCTGATGAAGGCCGACCACCAGCAGGAGACCGAGACCCGACAGGAAGACGTACAAGAAGatcctgcaaacacacacacagtcagtCAGTCACATGATCAGAGCGCCATCTACTGCTCAAACACTCCATCGCTCCAGTGCCTTACGTTTCTCCATCCAGACCATCCTCTCTCTCCGTGATGGTGACGGTCTGGTTGAAGACGGCGTCCTGGAACACGTTACCCTGAAACAGCAGAGAGGAAGACGTGAGCAAAAGAGGAAGGAGTCCGGAGATCACCTGCAGGAACACAGACGGAGACTCACGCTGAGGTCCTTGTAGTTGAGGTTGATGACGAGGCCGAAGGGTCGTCCGCCCATGGGTTCGGCCGGGATGAAGGAGTACTCGAAGGTGGCCTGACGCTGAGGAGGAACCACCGTCCCCAGCTGGAGCGCCGTGAAGTTCTGGATGTAGAACTGGAAGTCCTGCGGGTATCGGAACGAAGCGTCCAGAGACTCCACCACGAAGTTCTCTGAGCCCTTATTGGTGAATCCCAACAGGAACTTCACAATGTTGTTGGCGGGAAAATCTGCAATTCAGGAGAAGAAATGAATGAGATGACAGATGAGAAACAACCATCAGTCTGTGTGTCAATCTGAGAAACGGAATCATTGCTCATCTCAATATATCAAACTAAAACACTCATAAGTGTGCCTGACTTTGTAAACCTGACATATctctcacacactctcacacacacacacacacactcacgccTTTACAACAGTAGAGCAGATACTGACATACAATGATGCAAATATCAGTGGTCACTCTAGatctccaataatatgtcttagatgagattgaaatgatccaaacatataatgcaatgcaatccatTGATGATTAAGAGATGAACAAATAAGGGTTCCTaaagatgtgagatgttttggAGGCTTGTGGAACAGTGAAAGTAAAGCTTCTGGAAACAAACATTCCTTAAAAGATCCAGATGATCAGATTTAAGACTCTAAAAAAAACGATCCATGGAAAATCCATGCTTCATCTGGAAATCTGACTACAGTTATTCTGACGTTTAGAAACTCCAAACTATCAATCAGACAACAGAAGACATGGAGTAGACTGAGTGTAAAACACATTTGATCATTTAAAGGTTTTAGGAACTCGTGGTCAAATATCGTACAGTATCTTTAGaggcataaatgtgaccctggaccaaaaaacagtcatTAGGGTCAATTATTTTACATTAGGctcaataaatatgctttccattgatgtctggtttgttaggataggacaatatttggccgagatacaactatatgaaaatctggaatctgagggtttaaaattgcctttaaagttaaagtccaaatgaagttcttatcaatgcatattactaatcaaaaattaagttttgatatatttatggtagaaaaatgtacaaaatatcttcatggaactttatatcctaatgtttttttggcatataagaaaaatctgtaaatttgacccatacaatgtatgtttggctattgctatttGAGATTgagaggttttgtggtccagggtaatatTAAATTATTGCATTTGAAAACAAAACTAGTGAAATAGTGAGACCAAAAAAAGAACTAAATCTATGTCTAATATCAAGACTGAGTGCGAGACCGACGTGAGCCATTTACCTTCTCCTTTGACGAAGAGGATGGTGGTGTCAGCATTAGGTGAAGCCTTCATCTCCCCCACCAGAgcttcttcttcctcttcttcctTTTCTTCCGTCTGACAGAAGAAACAACAACATGAGCATCTTCACAAACCACTCCGAGCAGCAGACGACTAGTTAGTTAGAATAGTTAGTGCTCATACTAGTTCAGTGTTGTCGTCGTCCTCCACCTCAGCttcatcatcctcatcctcagCCATCACATCATCAGCGGCATCTTCATCCACAGCCTCCTCTTCCTCAGTAGCGTCCTGAGCAGAAACCACTGGACCTGAAACACACATCTGGAGATCATTATGAGCTCTAACACATCTGATCACGTCTGAGTTTGACAGAACTCCATGTGCGTTAAcaccttacttactcagctgattgattacattgatcattgcaaacagtttttgtattacaagttttctaaaatgttggatttaaatatgcaaatgagcattatttaatgaaatatccaCTAATTAGCAtgcacttctagaacaaaaatctaaacactggatgaagtcagtttcaaaattcttgtttaatttttgacatattagagtcaaatgtttttacagaggggattttctCATTTCATCActctataattcagaaaatatttagaacagaaaaaaaacaatagatttttacatattttggggaataaaatgtataaaatcaagctaattctatatgaacaaatccctctgcataaaccttcaggatatagacaggaacacaaaagtaaagcgtggtgtgtgtaagagctgctgaagtggagatttatggctcagtgtaggagaaaaaactcttggcctttactttgtattgtaattgaaatctattgacacaaatagataaagtgctataaaagaaagacttaacagtgtcttttagatgttttctttccactagtctgaaaaaacactttaggaAACCGCAAAAATCCCAaatttgataggtgcatgaaaaaacagtgttttagcCTGCAGTGTCTGCATTAATGAAGTGTGAAGTGACTTTATGTCTACTGTAGTAGTACTCAGACTGTACTGCATGACACGTAATCAATACTACAGTCCTAGAAAGGCACTTTCTGCTGTTTAATGTGTTTCTCAGCGCAGTGTAACCCCAGTCATTGTGTTTGCTGATGTTTATTTCTGTGTGAGATCAGATTCAGCTCGAGTTTGAATGAAAGTGAGCGGCGCTGAAGGACACGTCACACACTCACAATCCCTCACACTCACTCCACACGACAACAAACCACCACAAACCACACACTATCAGCCTCTAGAGAGGATTATCGACGAGTTACAGCGATCTGATCGCCTTATTATCGATTATTACTGCGTATAAAGAGAGTTTGTGAGCCCGCGGCCTGATCGAACACAGTCAAACTCACCCTTCAGCAGCAGAGTGGCGGGAAACGCCAGGAGGAGCAGCAGCAACAGCTTCTGCAACAGTTTCATGATTCCAGCGATGAGGAGCAAACGACAAAATACCGggattaaatgaaaataaacgaGAGAGAAACACGTCT
It encodes the following:
- the ssr1 gene encoding translocon-associated protein subunit alpha isoform X2 encodes the protein MKLLQKLLLLLLLAFPATLLLKGPVVSAQDATEEEEAVDEDAADDVMAEDEDDEAEVEDDDNTELTEEKEEEEEEALVGEMKASPNADTTILFVKGEDFPANNIVKFLLGFTNKGSENFVVESLDASFRYPQDFQFYIQNFTALQLGTVVPPQRQATFEYSFIPAEPMGGRPFGLVINLNYKDLSGNVFQDAVFNQTVTITEREDGLDGETIFLYVFLSGLGLLLVVGLHQLLESRKRRRPAAKVEMGTSNHNDVDMSWIPQETLNQINKASPRRSPRKRTQKRSAGSDE
- the ssr1 gene encoding translocon-associated protein subunit alpha isoform X1; the encoded protein is MKLLQKLLLLLLLAFPATLLLKGPVVSAQDATEEEEAVDEDAADDVMAEDEDDEAEVEDDDNTELTEEKEEEEEEALVGEMKASPNADTTILFVKGEDFPANNIVKFLLGFTNKGSENFVVESLDASFRYPQDFQFYIQNFTALQLGTVVPPQRQATFEYSFIPAEPMGGRPFGLVINLNYKDLSGNVFQDAVFNQTVTITEREDGLDGETIFLYVFLSGLGLLLVVGLHQLLESRKRRRPAAKVEMGTSNHNDVDMSWIPQETLNQIMASRRDKASPRRSPRKRTQKRSAGSDE